From one Streptomyces sp. SCSIO 30461 genomic stretch:
- a CDS encoding ROK family protein has product MRHVIALDVGGTSMKAALVGPDGNLLHETRRPTGRDRGPDAVVGAVLGFADELRARGESRYGRPPLAVGLAVPGIIDAGQGIAVYAANLGWRDVPLRRLLAERLGGVPVALGHDVRAGGLAEGRLGAGRGSERFLFVPLGTGIAGAIGIGDAIEAGANGCAGEIGHIVVRPGSGGALCGCGQRGCLETLASAAAVSRAWATAGGSPGADAADCAKAVASGDPRAVQVWQEAVDALADGLVTAITLLDPGTLIIGGGLAEAGETLFSPLREAVRARITFQQPPAIVPAALGDSAGCLGAGLLAWDLVTAGTGSTSDATTEVTA; this is encoded by the coding sequence GTGAGACACGTCATCGCCCTCGATGTGGGCGGCACCAGCATGAAGGCCGCCCTCGTCGGGCCCGACGGAAACCTGCTCCACGAGACGCGGCGACCCACCGGGCGCGACAGGGGCCCGGACGCTGTGGTCGGAGCCGTGCTCGGGTTCGCCGACGAGCTACGCGCGCGGGGCGAGTCCCGCTACGGCCGTCCGCCGCTCGCCGTCGGCCTCGCCGTCCCCGGGATCATCGACGCCGGGCAGGGCATCGCGGTCTACGCGGCGAACCTCGGCTGGCGTGACGTACCCCTGCGCCGGCTGCTCGCCGAGCGGCTCGGCGGCGTACCCGTCGCGCTGGGGCACGACGTCCGCGCCGGGGGGCTCGCCGAGGGCAGGCTCGGTGCCGGGCGGGGCTCCGAGCGGTTCCTGTTCGTGCCGCTGGGCACGGGCATCGCCGGGGCCATCGGCATCGGCGACGCCATCGAGGCCGGGGCCAACGGCTGCGCGGGCGAGATCGGTCATATCGTCGTACGCCCCGGCAGCGGCGGGGCCCTGTGCGGCTGTGGACAGCGCGGCTGCCTGGAGACCCTCGCCTCCGCCGCCGCCGTCTCCCGGGCCTGGGCAACGGCAGGCGGCAGCCCCGGCGCGGACGCCGCCGACTGCGCCAAGGCAGTCGCGTCCGGCGACCCCCGCGCCGTACAGGTGTGGCAGGAGGCGGTGGACGCGCTCGCGGACGGGCTGGTCACCGCGATCACCCTGCTGGACCCCGGCACGCTGATCATCGGTGGCGGTCTGGCGGAGGCGGGGGAAACCTTGTTCTCACCCCTGCGGGAGGCCGTTCGGGCACGGATCACCTTCCAGCAGCCACCCGCGATCGTCCCGGCCGCCCTCGGGGACAGCGCGGGCTGCCTCGGCGCGGGACTGCTCGCCTGGGACCTGGTGACGGCCGGCACGGGAAGCACGAGCGATGCGACAACGGAGGTGACCGCCTGA
- the cdgB gene encoding diguanylate cyclase CdgB, translated as METESEPYVRLATLRQLHQVVTDLNTARSLADTLQTVADGIVAGLGYELACVNLVRPDGDLVVAAFAGDSAAEALITGRVGSRASWERRLSMGEEWGDLRFIPHTEGWVLLEDDVPQWYTEGPEPRFEGEWHPQDRLYAPMYASGGGRELLGVISVDKPRNGRRPGAWGQEALQMYASQSAIAISNARLRANMQRALVRLEREQQALRASEESFRQAFEYAPSGMAIAEMGGDQHGRLLRTNDALCRLLGRPASAMRRYSFADLVHPDDVGTLLRTSAEGGRAELRLGRRDGSYVWVSLRNSVVADTTDGPRFLLTHVEDIEERKRHELQLAHRASHDALTGLPNNAELRARLSARLCENPGRSGYGDRYADGPRYADEEGYAEADRYPDGYADQDRYTDTYGGGHGYGHDGYPGEAPAHGYGSGFAFDIDAPGGSYDAHVHAVAPDSEHDDGTKGLAVLFCDLDGFKSINDRFGHNTGDAVLIEVARRLTTAVRDGDTVARLGGDEFVVLADGLGAADAADLAVRLRNAIIPQIRVDGRAVRVGASFGIGWAVCGMSVEEVLQSADQRMYIEKRSRAKIHRRAG; from the coding sequence ATGGAGACCGAGTCGGAGCCGTACGTCCGTCTTGCGACCCTGCGGCAGTTGCATCAGGTCGTGACCGATCTCAACACGGCCCGCAGCCTGGCGGACACCTTGCAGACCGTGGCCGACGGCATCGTCGCAGGCCTCGGCTACGAGCTGGCGTGCGTCAACCTGGTGCGCCCCGACGGGGACCTCGTCGTCGCCGCCTTCGCCGGTGACTCCGCCGCCGAAGCCCTGATCACAGGCCGGGTCGGCTCCCGTGCCTCGTGGGAGCGCAGGCTGTCCATGGGGGAGGAGTGGGGCGACCTCCGGTTCATACCCCACACCGAGGGCTGGGTGCTCCTGGAGGACGACGTTCCGCAGTGGTACACCGAAGGGCCCGAGCCCCGCTTCGAAGGCGAATGGCATCCGCAGGACCGGCTCTACGCGCCCATGTACGCGTCCGGCGGCGGGCGCGAGCTCCTCGGCGTGATCTCGGTCGACAAACCCCGCAACGGGCGGCGGCCCGGCGCCTGGGGGCAGGAAGCCCTTCAGATGTACGCCTCGCAGTCCGCCATTGCGATCAGCAACGCCCGCCTCCGGGCAAACATGCAGCGCGCCCTGGTCCGCCTCGAACGCGAGCAGCAGGCCCTTCGGGCGAGTGAGGAATCCTTCCGGCAGGCATTCGAGTACGCCCCGAGCGGCATGGCCATCGCCGAGATGGGCGGCGACCAGCACGGGCGACTGCTGCGCACCAACGACGCCCTGTGCCGACTGCTGGGCCGCCCCGCGTCCGCGATGCGGCGCTACTCCTTCGCCGACCTGGTCCATCCCGACGACGTGGGCACCCTGCTGCGCACCTCTGCCGAGGGCGGCCGGGCCGAGCTGCGGCTGGGGCGCCGTGACGGCTCGTACGTCTGGGTGTCGCTGCGCAACTCCGTCGTCGCCGACACCACCGACGGGCCCCGCTTCCTCCTCACCCATGTCGAGGACATCGAGGAGCGCAAGCGCCATGAGCTCCAGCTCGCCCACCGGGCCAGCCACGATGCCCTGACCGGCCTGCCCAACAACGCGGAACTGCGCGCGCGGCTCAGCGCGCGGCTCTGCGAGAACCCGGGGCGGAGCGGATACGGGGACAGGTACGCGGACGGGCCGAGGTACGCGGACGAGGAAGGGTACGCCGAGGCTGACCGGTACCCGGACGGGTACGCCGACCAGGACAGGTACACCGACACCTACGGCGGCGGCCACGGCTACGGCCACGACGGCTACCCGGGCGAGGCCCCCGCGCACGGCTACGGCTCGGGCTTCGCTTTCGACATCGACGCGCCGGGCGGCTCGTACGACGCACATGTGCACGCCGTGGCGCCCGACAGCGAGCACGACGACGGAACCAAGGGCCTGGCCGTCCTCTTCTGCGACCTGGACGGCTTCAAGTCGATCAACGACCGGTTCGGCCACAACACCGGCGACGCCGTCCTCATCGAGGTGGCCCGTCGGCTCACGACCGCGGTGCGCGACGGGGACACCGTCGCCCGACTCGGCGGTGACGAATTCGTCGTACTCGCCGACGGCCTCGGCGCCGCCGACGCCGCCGACCTCGCAGTCCGCCTGCGCAACGCGATCATCCCGCAGATCCGGGTGGACGGGCGGGCGGTCCGGGTGGGGGCGAGCTTCGGCATCGGCTGGGCGGTCTGCGGGATGTCCGTCGAGGAGGTCCTGCAGTCCGCCGACCAGCGGATGTACATCGAGAAGCGGTCCCGCGCCAAGATCCACCGCCGCGCCGGATAG
- a CDS encoding DUF3263 domain-containing protein, with protein sequence MTDAGPLTERDLAVLALERSDWPAPGVKERVIRERLGMSATRYYQLLNALLDDPRAAEHDPVTVNRLRRIRDARRERR encoded by the coding sequence ATGACCGACGCTGGCCCTCTCACCGAGCGCGACCTCGCCGTGCTCGCCCTGGAGCGGAGCGACTGGCCCGCGCCCGGGGTCAAGGAGCGGGTGATACGGGAGCGGCTCGGGATGTCGGCGACCAGGTACTACCAGCTGTTGAACGCGCTCCTGGACGATCCCCGCGCGGCCGAACACGACCCCGTGACCGTGAACCGGCTGCGCCGGATCCGCGACGCGCGGCGGGAGCGCCGCTAG
- a CDS encoding carbohydrate-binding protein: MTAGNNGASTPEDDDPFGYLYADGQRQGATPPRQGGYGYPGPAAQPGVPRTSYNQVRTVGERQYGQVPSQHAYGQQGQQAQHGQQSQGYPHQPSAQYAAPETYPGGAPTRQTSAYGVSGHDDGGRGRGPNTRGLIAGAIAVVAVVLVGISVALITSGGDDEGNQADKSNAPAEQVKPSDEPEGKAGDKKSPPAKLPRQNAATLQLTPPATLGTDIKGAKGTNGAYVQFNGVGGAARWSVNVPADGTYTLFITYSVPGKDAKTSLTVNDEQPRSINMSNFAQAKEGDWEKGWTRTYSYVNLKKGSNTLKISCEQGDSCDALLDQVSLKQGEAKNPD; encoded by the coding sequence ATGACGGCCGGTAACAACGGCGCGAGCACGCCTGAGGACGACGATCCGTTCGGCTACCTGTATGCGGACGGGCAGCGCCAGGGTGCCACCCCTCCCCGGCAGGGCGGCTACGGCTACCCCGGCCCGGCCGCGCAGCCCGGCGTGCCCAGGACCTCGTACAACCAGGTCAGAACGGTCGGCGAGCGCCAGTACGGCCAGGTGCCGTCACAGCACGCCTACGGTCAGCAGGGCCAGCAAGCGCAGCACGGCCAGCAGTCACAGGGCTACCCGCACCAGCCGAGCGCCCAGTACGCCGCCCCGGAGACCTACCCGGGCGGCGCCCCCACCCGCCAGACCTCTGCGTACGGTGTGAGCGGCCATGACGACGGCGGCCGAGGCCGCGGGCCCAACACCCGCGGTCTGATCGCCGGTGCCATCGCGGTCGTCGCGGTGGTGCTCGTCGGTATCAGCGTGGCGCTCATCACGAGTGGCGGAGACGACGAGGGCAATCAGGCCGACAAGAGCAATGCCCCCGCGGAGCAGGTGAAGCCGAGCGACGAGCCGGAGGGCAAGGCGGGCGACAAGAAGAGCCCGCCCGCCAAGCTGCCCAGGCAGAACGCCGCGACGCTCCAGCTCACGCCCCCGGCGACGCTCGGGACCGACATCAAGGGCGCGAAGGGCACCAACGGCGCCTACGTGCAGTTCAACGGTGTCGGCGGGGCGGCCCGCTGGTCGGTGAACGTCCCGGCCGACGGCACCTACACCCTGTTCATCACCTACAGCGTGCCCGGCAAGGACGCGAAGACCTCGCTCACGGTCAACGACGAGCAGCCGCGGTCCATCAACATGTCGAACTTCGCGCAGGCCAAGGAGGGCGACTGGGAGAAGGGCTGGACCCGCACCTACTCCTACGTCAACCTCAAGAAGGGCTCCAACACCCTGAAGATCTCCTGCGAGCAGGGCGACTCGTGCGACGCGCTGCTCGACCAGGTGTCGCTGAAGCAGGGCGAGGCGAAGAACCCCGACTAG
- the thrC gene encoding threonine synthase, with product MAVQTDATPETPGASETSRTVDLGSASGLSCRECGAIVPLGPVFACELCFGPLEVAYDLPTGDPESLRKRIENGPASIWRYAPLLPVPADVADKPNLNPGWTKLVKADNLARELGVTGGLYVKDDSGNPTHSFKDRVVAQAIEAARAFGFTTLSCSSTGNLAGAVGAAAARAGFRSCVFIPHDLEQGKVVMAAVYGGELVGIEGNYDDVNRFCSELIGDPAGEGWGFVNVNLRPYYAEGSKTLAYEICEQLGWRLPDQIVIPIASGSQLTKIDKGLQELIKLGLVEDKPYKIFGAQAEGCSPVSAAFKAGNDVVRPQKPDTIAKSLAIGNPADGPYVLDICRRTGGAVEDVTDEQIVAAVKLLARTEGIFTETAGGTTLGVAKKLIEAGAIDPSLTTVVVNTGDGLKTLDAVVPTTGMSAVIRPNLDSFREAGLV from the coding sequence ATGGCTGTACAGACAGACGCCACCCCCGAAACCCCCGGCGCTTCCGAGACTTCCCGCACCGTCGACCTGGGCTCCGCCTCCGGGCTCTCCTGTCGCGAGTGCGGCGCGATCGTCCCGCTCGGCCCCGTCTTCGCCTGCGAGCTCTGCTTCGGTCCGCTCGAAGTGGCGTACGACCTGCCCACCGGCGACCCCGAGAGCCTGCGCAAGCGGATCGAGAACGGCCCGGCCAGTATCTGGCGCTACGCCCCGCTGCTGCCCGTCCCCGCCGACGTGGCCGACAAGCCCAATCTGAACCCGGGCTGGACGAAGCTCGTCAAGGCCGACAACCTGGCCCGTGAGCTGGGCGTCACCGGAGGTCTGTATGTGAAGGACGACTCCGGAAACCCGACCCACTCCTTCAAGGACCGTGTCGTCGCGCAGGCCATCGAGGCGGCGCGGGCCTTCGGCTTCACCACCCTCTCCTGCTCCTCCACCGGAAATCTCGCGGGCGCCGTCGGCGCCGCGGCGGCCCGCGCCGGATTTCGATCCTGTGTGTTCATCCCGCACGACCTGGAGCAGGGCAAGGTCGTCATGGCCGCCGTCTACGGCGGCGAGCTCGTCGGCATCGAGGGCAACTACGACGACGTCAACCGCTTCTGCTCCGAGCTCATCGGCGACCCGGCAGGCGAGGGCTGGGGCTTCGTCAACGTCAATCTGCGCCCGTACTACGCCGAGGGCTCCAAGACCCTGGCCTACGAGATCTGCGAGCAGCTCGGCTGGCGGCTGCCCGACCAGATCGTCATCCCCATCGCGTCCGGCTCCCAGCTCACCAAGATCGACAAGGGCCTGCAGGAGCTGATCAAGCTGGGGCTGGTCGAGGACAAGCCGTACAAGATCTTCGGCGCCCAGGCCGAGGGCTGCTCTCCGGTGTCCGCAGCCTTCAAGGCCGGCAACGACGTCGTACGCCCGCAGAAGCCGGACACCATCGCCAAGTCGCTGGCGATCGGCAACCCGGCCGACGGTCCCTACGTCCTGGACATCTGCCGCCGCACGGGCGGAGCCGTCGAGGACGTCACGGACGAGCAGATCGTGGCGGCGGTCAAGCTGCTGGCCCGCACCGAGGGCATCTTCACCGAGACCGCGGGCGGTACCACCCTCGGTGTGGCGAAGAAGCTGATCGAGGCCGGTGCCATCGACCCCTCGCTCACCACGGTCGTCGTCAACACGGGTGATGGCCTCAAGACTCTCGACGCGGTGGTCCCGACCACGGGTATGTCCGCTGTCATCCGCCCCAACCTGGACTCCTTCCGAGAGGCTGGCCTCGTATGA
- a CDS encoding 1-phosphofructokinase family hexose kinase: protein MILTVTLNAALDITHRLPELVPGASHRVAEVIERPGGKGLNVARVLGSLGYETVVTGFAGGPTGAVLRERLAGQPQPIRDSLVPIAANTRRTLAVVETTSGGTTQLNEPGPQVTADEWAAFLMTYEALLPDAEAVALCGSLPPGIHVGAYAELIRRARTAGVPSVLDTSGEPLRRGIAARPDLAKPNADELAQLTGSREPVRATRDARRRGAHTVVSSLGPDGMLAATADGVWRATAPAKPKVAGNPTGAGDAAVAGLLSGLVDSLPWPDRLSRAVALATAAVLAPTAGDFDRAAYERLLPGIAVTELLSAA from the coding sequence GTGATTCTCACGGTCACGCTCAACGCCGCCCTGGACATCACCCACCGGCTCCCCGAGCTGGTCCCGGGCGCATCCCACCGGGTCGCCGAGGTGATCGAACGGCCCGGCGGCAAGGGTCTGAACGTGGCCCGCGTGCTCGGCTCGCTGGGATACGAGACCGTCGTCACCGGCTTCGCAGGGGGACCGACCGGCGCCGTACTGCGTGAGCGGCTGGCCGGACAGCCGCAGCCCATACGCGACTCCCTCGTACCGATAGCCGCGAACACCCGCCGCACCCTCGCCGTGGTGGAGACGACGAGCGGCGGGACGACCCAGCTCAACGAGCCGGGCCCGCAGGTCACCGCCGACGAGTGGGCCGCGTTCCTGATGACGTACGAGGCGCTGCTGCCCGACGCCGAAGCCGTCGCCCTGTGCGGCAGCCTGCCCCCGGGCATCCACGTCGGCGCCTACGCCGAACTGATCCGCCGGGCCCGCACCGCCGGCGTCCCCAGCGTCCTCGACACCAGCGGCGAGCCCCTGCGCCGTGGCATCGCCGCCCGCCCCGACCTGGCCAAGCCGAACGCCGACGAGCTGGCCCAGCTCACCGGCTCCCGCGAGCCCGTACGCGCCACCCGCGACGCACGCCGCCGTGGCGCCCACACCGTGGTCTCCTCGCTGGGGCCGGACGGCATGCTGGCCGCCACCGCCGACGGAGTCTGGCGGGCAACCGCACCGGCGAAGCCGAAGGTCGCCGGCAATCCGACCGGCGCGGGCGACGCTGCCGTCGCGGGACTGCTGTCAGGCCTGGTCGATTCGCTCCCCTGGCCGGACCGGCTGTCCCGCGCGGTGGCCCTGGCGACGGCCGCCGTACTGGCCCCCACGGCGGGCGACTTCGACCGGGCGGCGTACGAGCGACTGCTGCCGGGGATCGCCGTGACGGAGCTGCTGTCCGCGGCCTGA
- a CDS encoding glucosyl-3-phosphoglycerate synthase, whose product MLEEVERWLARRSWSVADRPLDRLVGAKRAARGGGTVSVVLPALNEEATVGEIVGVIRRELMTDEVPLVDELVVVDSGSTDRTAEVAAKAGARVEHRDAILPRLPALPGKGEVLWRSLLVTSGEIVCFVDADLREFSADFVSGIVGPLLTEPDVAFVKAMYDRPLGDTPGQGGRVTELVARPLLNLHWPQLAGFVQPLGGEYAARRSLLERLPFPVGYGVELGLLVDALHTTGLDALAQVDVGVRLHRHQDGQALGRMAAAIYRTAQLRLSRGHLVRPALTQFERGENGFVPRTHEVDTEERPPMTEITEYAAHRAA is encoded by the coding sequence GTGCTGGAAGAGGTGGAGCGCTGGCTGGCCCGGCGGTCCTGGTCCGTGGCAGACCGCCCGCTCGACCGGCTCGTCGGCGCGAAGCGCGCGGCCCGCGGCGGTGGCACGGTCAGCGTGGTGCTCCCAGCCCTGAACGAGGAGGCGACGGTCGGTGAGATCGTCGGCGTCATCCGGCGCGAGCTGATGACGGACGAGGTGCCGCTGGTGGACGAGCTGGTGGTGGTGGACTCCGGCTCGACGGACCGCACGGCGGAGGTGGCGGCGAAGGCCGGGGCCCGGGTCGAGCACCGGGACGCGATACTTCCGCGGCTGCCGGCACTGCCAGGCAAGGGCGAGGTGCTGTGGCGCTCCCTCCTGGTGACCAGCGGAGAGATCGTGTGCTTCGTGGACGCGGACCTGAGGGAGTTCTCGGCGGACTTCGTGTCCGGGATCGTCGGCCCACTGCTGACCGAGCCGGATGTGGCGTTCGTGAAGGCGATGTACGACCGGCCGCTCGGTGACACCCCGGGCCAGGGCGGGCGGGTGACCGAGCTGGTGGCCAGGCCGCTCCTCAATCTGCACTGGCCACAGCTCGCCGGCTTCGTCCAGCCGCTGGGCGGGGAGTACGCGGCGCGGCGCTCGCTGTTGGAGCGGCTGCCGTTCCCGGTCGGCTACGGGGTCGAGCTCGGGCTGCTGGTGGACGCGCTGCACACGACCGGCCTCGACGCACTGGCCCAGGTGGACGTGGGCGTGCGACTGCACCGGCACCAGGACGGGCAGGCGCTGGGACGGATGGCGGCGGCGATCTACCGCACGGCCCAACTGCGTCTGTCACGCGGACATCTGGTGCGGCCGGCGCTGACGCAGTTCGAGCGGGGGGAGAACGGTTTCGTACCGCGGACGCATGAGGTGGACACGGAGGAGCGGCCTCCGATGACGGAGATCACGGAGTACGCGGCACACCGGGCGGCGTGA
- the nagA gene encoding N-acetylglucosamine-6-phosphate deacetylase — protein sequence MADRMVLAGARVVLPGGIAENGRVIVDGARIAGHAPEDTPATDLSGHWLVPGFVDLHNHGGGGASFTSGSADDVLTGVRTHRRHGTTTLVASTVTGDMDFLTHQAGLLSELVEQGELAGIHFEGPFISPCRKGAHSEPLLRDPDPAEVRKLLDAARGTAKMVTLATELPGGIESVRLLAEHGVIAAVGHTDATYEQTVEAIEAGATVATHLFNAMPGLGHREPGPVAALLEDERVTVELINDGTHLHPAALELAFHRAGPDRVAFITDAMDAAGFGDGVYRLGPLEVAVRDGVARLVDGGSIAGSTLTLDTAFRRAATVDGLPVEDVVRAVSANPARLLGLYDRVGSLEPGKDADLVVLDADFVLKGVMRKGAWVVEPGVS from the coding sequence ATGGCCGACCGGATGGTTCTTGCGGGCGCCCGGGTCGTGCTGCCCGGCGGGATCGCCGAGAACGGGCGGGTGATCGTCGACGGGGCCCGGATCGCCGGGCACGCCCCCGAAGACACACCCGCGACCGACCTGTCCGGCCACTGGCTGGTCCCGGGCTTCGTGGACCTGCACAACCACGGCGGCGGCGGCGCCTCCTTCACCTCCGGCAGCGCCGATGACGTGCTCACCGGCGTCCGCACCCACCGGCGGCACGGCACGACCACCCTGGTCGCCTCCACCGTCACCGGCGACATGGACTTCCTGACCCACCAGGCCGGGCTGCTCTCCGAACTGGTCGAGCAGGGCGAGCTCGCGGGCATCCACTTCGAGGGCCCCTTCATCTCCCCCTGCCGCAAGGGCGCGCACAGCGAGCCGCTGCTGCGCGACCCCGACCCGGCCGAGGTGCGCAAGCTGCTCGACGCGGCGCGCGGCACGGCGAAGATGGTGACGCTGGCCACCGAACTGCCCGGTGGCATCGAGTCCGTACGGCTGCTCGCCGAGCACGGCGTGATCGCGGCGGTAGGCCACACGGACGCCACGTACGAGCAGACGGTCGAGGCGATCGAGGCAGGCGCCACGGTGGCGACGCACCTGTTCAACGCGATGCCGGGGCTCGGGCACCGGGAGCCGGGACCGGTGGCCGCACTCCTCGAAGACGAACGCGTGACCGTCGAACTGATCAACGACGGCACTCATCTGCACCCCGCCGCCCTGGAACTCGCCTTCCACCGCGCGGGACCCGACCGGGTCGCCTTCATCACGGACGCGATGGACGCGGCCGGCTTCGGGGACGGCGTCTACCGTCTCGGACCGCTGGAGGTCGCGGTACGGGACGGGGTCGCCCGACTGGTCGACGGCGGCTCCATCGCCGGGTCCACGCTCACCCTGGACACGGCCTTCCGGCGGGCCGCGACCGTGGACGGGCTTCCCGTGGAGGACGTCGTGCGGGCGGTGTCGGCCAATCCGGCGCGACTGCTCGGCCTCTACGACCGGGTCGGCTCGCTCGAACCCGGCAAGGATGCCGACTTGGTGGTGCTGGACGCCGACTTCGTACTCAAGGGCGTGATGCGCAAGGGCGCATGGGTGGTCGAGCCGGGCGTTTCCTGA
- the otsB gene encoding trehalose-phosphatase translates to MGSHPHDAEALPEPRTPAGRDALAAIIDRPQDTAVALDFDGTLAEIVPDPEQARAHPGAVPALAALAPRVGSVAVLTGRPAGVAVRYGGFAGVPGLEHLSVLGHYGAERWDAVSGEVRAPAPDPGVDAVRAELPGVLDAVGAAGRGSWIEEKGRAVAVHTRRADDPEAAFEALRAPIAELASRHGLIVEPGRLVLEVRPPGVDKGVALTEYVHERRAGAVLYAGDDLGDLAAYAAVGKLRSDGVPGLLLASGTEVPELAERADVVLSGPAAVVGFLAALAERLKLR, encoded by the coding sequence ATGGGCAGCCACCCGCATGACGCCGAAGCACTGCCGGAGCCGCGTACCCCCGCAGGGCGTGACGCACTCGCCGCGATCATCGACCGGCCGCAGGACACCGCCGTCGCGTTGGACTTCGACGGCACTCTCGCCGAGATCGTGCCCGACCCCGAGCAGGCACGTGCCCACCCCGGCGCCGTCCCCGCGCTCGCCGCGCTCGCACCGCGGGTCGGGTCCGTTGCCGTGCTGACGGGGCGTCCGGCGGGTGTCGCCGTGCGGTACGGGGGCTTCGCCGGGGTCCCGGGGCTCGAACACCTCAGTGTCCTCGGCCACTACGGCGCCGAGCGCTGGGACGCCGTCAGCGGGGAGGTGCGCGCTCCCGCCCCGGACCCCGGTGTGGATGCCGTGCGCGCGGAGCTGCCCGGAGTGCTCGACGCGGTCGGCGCCGCCGGACGGGGCAGCTGGATCGAGGAGAAGGGGCGAGCGGTCGCCGTCCACACCCGCCGTGCCGATGACCCCGAGGCCGCGTTCGAGGCGCTGCGCGCTCCGATCGCCGAGTTGGCGTCCCGCCACGGGCTGATCGTCGAGCCGGGCCGGCTGGTTCTCGAGGTGCGTCCGCCCGGCGTGGACAAGGGTGTGGCGCTCACCGAATACGTACACGAGCGGCGGGCCGGAGCCGTGCTGTACGCGGGCGACGACCTGGGCGACCTCGCCGCCTACGCCGCCGTCGGGAAACTGCGTTCCGACGGGGTCCCGGGGCTCCTGCTGGCCAGTGGGACCGAGGTCCCCGAACTGGCCGAGCGGGCCGATGTCGTGCTGTCAGGGCCGGCTGCGGTCGTCGGCTTCCTCGCCGCTCTCGCCGAGCGCCTCAAGCTCCGCTAG
- a CDS encoding trehalose-6-phosphate synthase → MVSERAAQVLVASNRGPVTYAFREDGTLDARRGGGGLVSGLSAIGPDAGALWVCSALGDGDREAVHRGIAEPGVLMLDIDAAVHADAYNGIANSVLWFVHHMLYQTPLEPVFDQEFRRQWIAYEAYNLAFAQALAEASGPGAAVMVQDYHLALVPGMLRELRPDLRIGHFSHTPWAPPEYFRMLPDDIAEQLLLGMLGANRLGFLTQRWLAAFENCCESVLTGYDVAAYWPKDDQPHLDYRLPGGRRRRTMLGVHGLGADADFLRERARQTDVDERMAALREQVGGDGSRRTIVRVDRTELSKNIVRGMLAFRALLDEHPEWRERVVHIAFAYPSRQDLPVYRDYTAEVSRVAEEINAQYGTPGWTPVILHVKDDFARSLAAYRMADVALVNPIRDGMNLVAKEVPVVSDTGCALVLSREAGAWAELRDDALVVNPFDVTGTADALHRALTMPDEERAERGKRLAAAATALPPQQWFLDQLAELEALGESGEEADDRSRP, encoded by the coding sequence ATGGTCTCCGAGCGCGCGGCGCAGGTACTCGTCGCCTCCAACCGCGGTCCGGTCACATACGCCTTCCGTGAGGACGGCACGCTGGACGCCCGGCGCGGCGGCGGCGGTCTGGTCTCCGGACTGTCGGCCATCGGCCCCGACGCGGGTGCCCTGTGGGTGTGCTCCGCACTCGGCGACGGCGACCGCGAGGCGGTGCACCGAGGGATCGCCGAGCCGGGCGTGCTGATGCTCGACATCGACGCCGCCGTGCACGCCGACGCGTACAACGGCATCGCGAACTCGGTGCTCTGGTTCGTCCACCACATGCTCTACCAGACTCCGCTGGAGCCGGTCTTCGACCAGGAGTTCCGGCGCCAGTGGATCGCGTACGAGGCATACAACCTCGCGTTCGCACAGGCGCTGGCCGAGGCGTCGGGACCCGGCGCGGCGGTCATGGTGCAGGACTACCACCTGGCTCTGGTACCGGGGATGCTTCGGGAGCTGCGTCCCGACCTGCGGATCGGCCACTTCTCGCACACACCGTGGGCGCCGCCCGAATACTTCCGGATGCTGCCGGACGACATCGCCGAGCAGCTGCTGCTCGGCATGCTCGGGGCGAACCGCCTCGGCTTCCTGACCCAGCGCTGGCTCGCCGCCTTCGAAAACTGCTGCGAGTCGGTGCTCACGGGTTACGACGTGGCCGCGTACTGGCCCAAGGACGACCAGCCGCACCTGGACTACCGGCTGCCCGGAGGCCGCCGGCGGCGGACCATGCTCGGGGTCCACGGTCTCGGCGCGGACGCGGACTTCCTGCGGGAGCGAGCGCGGCAGACGGACGTGGACGAGCGGATGGCGGCACTGCGCGAGCAGGTCGGCGGGGACGGCAGCCGCCGGACGATCGTCCGGGTCGACCGCACCGAGCTCTCCAAGAACATCGTGCGCGGGATGCTGGCGTTCCGGGCGCTGCTGGACGAGCACCCCGAGTGGCGGGAGCGCGTGGTGCATATCGCGTTCGCCTATCCGTCCCGCCAGGACCTGCCGGTCTACCGCGACTACACGGCGGAGGTCTCCCGGGTCGCGGAGGAGATCAACGCGCAGTACGGCACCCCCGGCTGGACCCCGGTGATCCTGCACGTCAAGGACGACTTCGCGCGCTCGCTGGCCGCGTACCGGATGGCTGACGTCGCGCTGGTCAATCCGATCCGGGACGGGATGAACCTGGTCGCCAAGGAGGTCCCGGTCGTCTCGGACACCGGCTGCGCGCTGGTGCTGTCGCGTGAGGCCGGCGCCTGGGCGGAGCTGCGCGACGACGCGCTGGTGGTCAATCCGTTCGACGTCACCGGTACGGCGGACGCGCTGCACCGGGCGCTGACCATGCCGGACGAGGAACGGGCCGAGCGCGGCAAGCGCCTTGCCGCCGCCGCGACGGCACTGCCGCCGCAGCAGTGGTTCCTGGACCAGCTAGCGGAGCTTGAGGCGCTCGGCGAGAGCGGCGAGGAAGCCGACGACCGCAGCCGGCCCTGA